GGCGACGATCTCGTCCGTGGTGGCGCCGTCGACTCCCATCTGGGCTGCCGCGATGACGATCGAACCGAGTCCGGCGGTGATGGAACGGCTGTCGACGACCCGGATGTCGGCGTCGGGCAGCTCGCTCGCGAGGTTGTCGGCCGCGGTCTGGGCCGACTGCATGGTGGCCGACAGTGCGGCCGAGAGGTTGATGCACACCACGCCGGTGGCGCCGGCGTCGAGCTGGCGTCGAAACGCGGCGTCGAACTTGCCGGGAGCAGGGGCCGCAGTCTCGGGCAATGCGTCGGACGCTTCGAGGAGCCGGTAGAAGTCGCTGACGCTCAGTTCCTCGCGGTCGATGTATTCCTTGTCGCCGAAGCGGATCGAGAGTGGGACGACCTCGATCCCGTAGTGGGCGACCTCGTCGCCACGTAGATCACAGGCACTGTCGGTGACGATGCGGACGGTCACGATGCTCCCTCGGTCGGCGCCGCTTCCGGTACACGATCTTCGGTCGGCGACTCGGCGGAGACCGTAGCAGCGACTCGGTTGCGTCGGACGCGAAGCACGGTGCGGATCCACCAGGCGGCGAGCACGACGAGCGCGACGATGGAGATGACGAGCCCCAGTCCGGAGATGGCGGTGGAGCGGATGTCGACGGTGCCGGAGCCGAGTTCGACGAACCCGCCCGGTGAGACGATCGTCGCGGTGACCCGGGCATCGCCCGACGCAAGGGTCTCGACCGGGATGGTGACGATGGTCTCTCCGGGAGCGAGCGTGAGCTCGAGCCGTTCACCGTCGGGGAACCGGATCTTCTCCGCGGTGAGCAGCAACTCGACGTTGAGCGGGAGGGATTGGCGGTTGACGATCGTCAGGGGGAGATCGGTTCGACGGTCCGTGAGCGTGATCCGCTCGCTCGCAGGGATCTCGATCCCCGACGTGAGCTCGAGCACGGCGTCGTCGACGCGATCCACATAGGCGGTGGCCCGGTCGGCATCGAGGTCGGACGACACGGCGGCCTGCAGCGTGGCGACGAACGGGTCGAGCAGTTCGATGTCGGGATCGAGCATCCGAGCGACCGTGGCGATCCCGAGCGTGGCCGCTTCGAGATCGGCGGCGAGTGCGGTCACGTCGGGTGGATCGGTCGGTACCAGGTCGCCGCGCAGGGTTTCGCCGGCGACCTGCGCCAGATCGTGCTGGGTGAGCTCGTCGATGTCGGTCACCCGCAGACGTCGGCGCGAGTCGATCCCTTCGAGCATGCGTATGAGGGCCTCGGCATCGATCCGATCGATGTCGAGCAGCACGCCGACGTCGGTCGTGGCCTCCTCGGCCAGCACCGCGAGTTCGGCGATGGCGCGATACGCGGCCAGTTCGGGGTCCTCGTCGGCGAGGGTTTCGTGGAGGTCCTCGTCGTAGCGCAGCGCGGTGATGGCGACGCCGTTCGCGTCGAGCAGCTGGAACGGCCGGGTCGGTTCGACGGCCAGGGTTCGGTCGCTCAGCTGCGCGTCGTCGACGAGCACGGCGGTCGCCCCGGCCGAGCGCAGCAGGGTGAGCGTGTCGGGCCCGGCGTCGGGATCGAGCCGTACGACCCCCGTCGGGGGTGCACCGGTGAGTCGTTCGACGACATCGTTGCCGATCGCGTACTGCGA
This is a stretch of genomic DNA from Acidimicrobiales bacterium. It encodes these proteins:
- a CDS encoding DegV family protein translates to MTVRIVTDSACDLRGDEVAHYGIEVVPLSIRFGDKEYIDREELSVSDFYRLLEASDALPETAAPAPGKFDAAFRRQLDAGATGVVCINLSAALSATMQSAQTAADNLASELPDADIRVVDSRSITAGLGSIVIAAAQMGVDGATTDEIVAAVEGLSDRTQVFGTLDTLDNLKKGGRIGGAQALLGSMLSIKPILDLSSGEVEEAGKQRTRKKALGWLRDKLIEVGPVENLAVMHGDAPDIDDFLAMISDVVDLDQIRIEKIGPVIGTHGGPRVMGIAFQTPA
- a CDS encoding DUF6049 family protein, whose translation is MRRSPAPGLVLLGLLAASSVVATPAAAQNTARIDLEAQTLFVDDEPAEIVIRVSGAPETARLRFTIYDDPVLTRADVRDHHRDPPSSGGRIANFECTLDGDCREQATMTAGPDGIRTVTLDDDAIGESLRSNVGALPFVVRLLDEDDRVLDELSTSLLVVDDVAPTVTGPHRVRIAFTAQVISPVALQPDLRTIVDTDTVLTAAAPLVAHPDLAVTTEIRPETLDALATAHPAVLDDLLATIGGRPLIRGPWVDIDEEAWRVAGESDQVISQYAIGNDVVERLTGAPPTGVVRLDPDAGPDTLTLLRSAGATAVLVDDAQLSDRTLAVEPTRPFQLLDANGVAITALRYDEDLHETLADEDPELAAYRAIAELAVLAEEATTDVGVLLDIDRIDAEALIRMLEGIDSRRRLRVTDIDELTQHDLAQVAGETLRGDLVPTDPPDVTALAADLEAATLGIATVARMLDPDIELLDPFVATLQAAVSSDLDADRATAYVDRVDDAVLELTSGIEIPASERITLTDRRTDLPLTIVNRQSLPLNVELLLTAEKIRFPDGERLELTLAPGETIVTIPVETLASGDARVTATIVSPGGFVELGSGTVDIRSTAISGLGLVISIVALVVLAAWWIRTVLRVRRNRVAATVSAESPTEDRVPEAAPTEGAS